Part of the Candidatus Nanoarchaeia archaeon genome, AAAGACTCCTTTGAGGTTCACATCCATGACCTTATCCCAGTCTTTCTCTGTAGTTGCATCGACGCTCCCCATGAGTGCAATCCCTGCATTATTCACCATGATGTTGAGCTTGCCGAACCTCTTCACTGTTTTTTCAACAAGGGCCTTGATGTCCCTCTCTTTCGAAACATCAGCCTTAACAAAGAGCGCCTCTGCTCCGCAGCGTTCAATCTCCTGAAGAGTTAGGTTCACATCATCAGTTTTCTTATGGTCGCTCACAACAACAGCGCACCCCTCCTTTGCAAAGGCAACTGCGATTCCCTTCCCGATGCCCCTCTTCGATCCTGTAACTATTGCCACCTTGCCCTGAAGCCGTTTCGTCTGTATGCTCATTTGTACACCTCCCCCTTTATCCCGCTTACTCTCCCAATTTTTGCCCTTATCGGCTCCATGAGGATATCGTAGCATGATTTGACAAACATGTTCGCCTTATCATCATCTAATCGCATCTTCTTCATTAATTCCAACAGCAGCTTGTAAGAGTTTTCAGCTTCCTTGATTAAAAACTCTGCTCTTGACTTGTCCGGAGTCTGCAGCTTGACAATCCTGTTTTTGATAAATTCATCAAATCCCTTTACTGCACTCATAACTCAACCCCTCCTGCAAGTAAAATGCCATTGCAGAGATTTTCCTTTAAGTGCTTATGTATTTTTCCAAATGACTCGTAAAAACTGATGCTTATCCTTCTTTCCAGAAGCTTCTCAAATTTAGCTACATCAGCTTCTTTGTCTTTTCTCCCGATCACTGCAATATCAATGTCTGAGTTAATGATGTCTTCTCCCCGGGAATAGCTTCCAAACAGGATTATGGCTGCACCGGCAAATTCTTTCTCCAGAAACTCGTACAATTCTGATTCATAGACCAGTTTTAAGTTGTCTGCCCTTTTTAGCTGCATTACTCTGCGGTTATCCCTGTTTAATTCAATAGACAGCCTTTTTGATTCTTTATCCTGGTGAATCTTGATTGTGTTTTCTTTCTGGAGCCGGGGGAGGGCCTTCATTACTGCTGGAGCAGTTACCTGAAGATTTCTTGATATCTGCCTCTGGTTTAAGGCAGTTCCTGCCTTTATGAAAAGCAGCCTTAAAATCTCCTGCTGGAGATTGGTTAACCTTAGTTTATATATATTTATCATAGTTAACCGATGTTTACTTTGGTTTATATATCTTTCTATTTCTTGGGGGAGAGTCAGGGAAGTGCTGGGAAGGTTTTGAGGGTAACGGCTCGCTCCGTTAACACGCGCCTTAAGGAGGGCTTGCAGCCCTGCGAATCGGTCGCATTGAAAAGTCATGCAGCGCCCTCTCGTGAGCCACCTTAAAATAAGACAGCAGAGCGACAAGGGGGTTGCCCCGAGTGTGGTTAATAATTCAAATGATATAGCAAGATTTCTTGCTATATTAAGGATATTGTGCCTTAAGATAATGATGGCACAATATGACAATATCTTTGCTTCTTTCTTAAGTCTTGTAGTCATTAATCCTGCATTG contains:
- a CDS encoding nucleotidyltransferase domain-containing protein gives rise to the protein MINIYKLRLTNLQQEILRLLFIKAGTALNQRQISRNLQVTAPAVMKALPRLQKENTIKIHQDKESKRLSIELNRDNRRVMQLKRADNLKLVYESELYEFLEKEFAGAAIILFGSYSRGEDIINSDIDIAVIGRKDKEADVAKFEKLLERRISISFYESFGKIHKHLKENLCNGILLAGGVEL